ATTAATTTTTGTGCCCAACAGTTTGTGCTTATCCCTTGTCTTCTAGTTGCCATCAAATTGTGTACTATAAGTTGGGGTACGACAAACTGTTGGGCACAAAAATTAATGATAACAAATAGAATCTTATTTGTCATCCTACTTACGGTAGTATTTTACCGAAGCAACAAACTTTGCCATCAAATTGGTGAATTCAAAGCGTTTTATTTATATGGTGTGAAAAAATATACATTATGAACCTAGACAATAGGAATGAGGTATTTAGACTGTACACGTCAGTAATTGAAACACTAATCGTTTACTCACCTCCTATATGAATATACGACTTTTATTGTATTAAGATATTGATTGATATCGGGTTCTTATCATTTATGTTCTTGTCATATAGCGTTTTTGTTTTTTGTCATATAACGTGACAAAAATTGAAATGAGCTCCGAAAGGGCCTATGAATAATGGATGAAAGAGACCACAAGAAAGTGGGTGATAGAGCGTTGCTTGTAGTCTTGTACGCTGAAGTACTTGGAAGAGAAAAGAGGTTGATATTTAATGATGatatgatataatataatataatataatataatataatataatataatataatataatataatataatataatataatataatataatataatataatataatataatataatataatataatataatataatataatataatataatataatataatataatataatataatataatataatataatataatataatataatataatataatataaatatagggtttggctatatagaaaaccctaaaaattttaagaaaccctagaaaacccaacctcccgacaatttttttttgaaaaaaataacacatgtaatatacatgtttttaagagttttgggcaaaaaaaaaacaaaaaaagcgccgaaggaatattttaaaaaaaaaataaacaagtttcagcattttttgtctaacacatgttagtcacaaaagttgctgaaatttgtttattttttttttaaatccttcggcgctttttttttggcccaaaactcttaaaaacatgtatgttacatgtgttattttttttcaaaaaaaaaaaatgtcgggaggttgggttttctagggtttcttcaaatttttagggttttttgtccAGCATTAGCCTATAAATataatatctatatctatactatataataaaagaaaccaactttgggacacttgtcatcatattagaccatgtcttatagataattattatttaagttTAATCTCTTCTTATCAATTACAGATAACCCTCCTacgaaatattatttagtttaatatcttatggataattattatttaatttaatctcttctaaataattatagataactcttctactaaatattagTTTGGTTAATCTCTTCTACTTAagtataaataattattatttaatttaaatttaatatatacTTCTCATTTAAAATATTACTAGAATTACCACAGAGGAAAAAATAACTAAATCGAGGAAAAAATAACTAAATCGATCTATGACTCGCGCGTTGCGATAGACCTATCAAACGaggaaaaatagacgcgctgcgacgaacatgtcaaacatgaaaaaatagatggaaaaacgttgaaccccacacgcacattgcggcgtgttaactcaAAAATTTAGAACGTCACTTTAAACagagaacttatgaaagatgaaaagtatatcagagaccaaagttgaaagtaattGCAAAAAATGAAAAGCTTTGGgctgaaagtaaaaaaaaataaaagggttaaatagcaaaagatgaaaacttttgaattagaagtaaaaaatcaaattaattaaatgggttaaaataccaaagattgaaactttagacttaaattgacAAAGATTGAAattttagagttaaaaaagaaatcaatttcagattatgaaaacaaaagagataaatagatttaattaaattgatgtttaatattattattatttaataaaaagataaacgaaaaaataagggtgagaaattaccagagaatgacacgtgtccaaaaaagatTTCTATTTATtagtatatatagatatagataatagaTATAGATTTATTTGATTTTCTATATCATATGACAAACACATACTTTTTATTTGTAATATACAAACTTACTCTTATTCTTTTGGATTACCAAataaacaaaaattaatattaaatcttattctACTTTAAATGTCGAATAGAAtacttctatttttctaataaaatattattcataaatttaaattgttaatttaagatatttttaaataaccaaattatttatcactaaaatcaaactttgtattaatatattatttatatttattttcattattaaaaaattattatacctattttattacataattttaaacaaattgtatataatttcaatattactttatatataaaataatatttattacggtctttttaaatataatttatattttatcactcaaatggtTGCTTATTTGTTTCTTAAATAACATGTTTAACCACTGTATTTTCTTTTCAATAATTATCTCCGCAATCACCATATCTATCGTGTACTGAGTATAcccattagtttttttaaatataatttccttattttttggTAAATAAAATCATCTTTATTCAAGCCGTGTAAAACTCgagggttttaaagatataacgtttttttattatttggtaaactatattacatttattcaacccatgtaatacacgtggttttaaagatgaaattacatttattcaacccgtacaatatggttctcatagatataacttataaaattatatttattcaactcgtgcaataaataaggttttaaagatatattgttttattatttagtatataaatttatttattcaacccgtgtaatacacggggttataacctagtagtatagtataataaaGCTCTTTTCAGATTTAACTAAGGAGATAACGGAATTTAAAATTTAGTTTTCAACTTAAGTTGAGTCATAGGTCTTAAGTATTCATTCTTTAAAAAATATTTTGTTGATCATCAAACAGAGAATGTTAAGTCTCTGTATTAATAAATGTGAATTTGTTGATTATTTCTGAAATGATATAAATAAATAGTTTTTGTTTGGAAAAATGATTTAGTGAATCAACCTTAAGATACTTGGTAATAAAAGTTGATATGTTTAACCAACTTTATATAAGCTCAACTTTTCATTGATATTACAATGGCTTCCCTCACCACTAAATGAGTGTATACAACTCACACCGCTTAAACGGCCAGCTCAGTTTACACGACAGGTTTAAAATCCAAATAGTTAAACCGCATAAATCTCAACGTGTCTAAACTAATTGAGCGGTTTCGATGGTTTAGTCTACTCCAATAGTATATGAACACCTTTCCTAAAGTTATGGGAAAATAAAAAATCCATAAAAGTCAAAAAGAAATAGCACCAATATTCAATGGTACAAACATAAATAAAGATACAAGTATAGATCATGTTTGAGAAAAAACCCACAAATACATACACAAAGTCACAAAACATGAATCATGATGCATCAAAACATGACCTACTACATACACAAAGTCACAAAATAGTTCCAACCCACAACAATATACATCTTTGACCCCCATAAAGTACAAGTAACCATCAAAGTTTCACCATGATAACACACCAAAAGCACCTTTCTTAACATTCTTCACCAAACATAGAACTAGAAAAGTGTGCGACATACAATTATACGATAGTTGGAGGGGTATCTTTGTCAGATAGAACCGGAACAGATGCACCTTTTTTCCCTCTTTCCCTTCGACTATTTTCCGAAAATTTCATACTCATTTTGTGAAATCCTTGTTCTTTTTCAGCCGCGGTCCATTCGGCCAAATAATAATCTTCCTCGGTTACTCCTTTTTTCGGCCCACAAAATAAACCACCCCATTGAGGGAAGTATATGAAAAGAATTACAAGGGTGCAACACATGATCATTACTCCCATTAGAGAAATACCTTCTTCTGTTGAGTATCTTGACCCCCTGAAGAATATCACTTGTGTCAAAACGGCCCCTACGTTTCCTCCACCACCAGTCATCCCCGATATCACCCCTAATGACCTGAAATAAGATTCAATCACTTTAGTTGGTGTAGATTTCTACTTTTTCATGGTTTTTTGAATAACATTATTAACATAGATGCGTTTTTGTTATCATGGAGTTGATATTTGTTATCTTGTTGCGTATTATATACGTGTCTAGTTTTTGTCTCGACTGTATTATACATTTATAACATGTACGgactgtttggcaacttctgaatgggtaaatgctgaaccagtaagatgtggatgtctgaaccattaagagtcaatataatgcttaaccattatataatgcttaaccattcaaagacaaatgtctgaccaattcagataagaggtcttaaccaatcagactcagtataatgcttaaccattcagaggcaaatgtctgaaccattcagacatctgctcgcgaaacaaacagtctaaatcattaagtgctgaaccagtaagaggtctgaactattaagagctCAAACAAACAGTCTCTTACTATCTTATTAAGTATGAACATGTTtttaaattaaaagaaaattgaGAACAGCCGACACGCAATAACATCAATTTGAATATGTAGGCTAGAGTTTTCATACTTTGTAGAAATCTTGTAAGAAACAAATTCATATTAGTTAGTTGAATATTTGAGAAGAAGGAACGTGGATATAGTATCGGTTTTGTGTTTTTTCTGCGACGAATATGAGGAATCGGTGGAACATTTATTTACTGCATGTTCGTTGGCGATTAGAGTTTGGGCGGAATTCAGTACTTGGTGCAATATTTCCCCGATATTTGCTTTCGATTTTAAGGATCTGATGGAAATTCATAATTCTAATCAAGGAGGAAAAAAATTGAAGAAGATTTTACGGGGACTGGTTATTATATCGTGTTGATGCATATGGAAGACCAGGAACGAATTGGTGTTCAACCAGATAAGGAGAAAATCTCAATAGATTATGATTGAAATCAAAACGAGAGGTTTTGAGTGGCTAAAAAATAGAACATCATGTAATTATATAAGTTGGAGGGAATGATGTAAATATCCaatgtatatgttgtaatttggtcctttgcccgtttgggtcgggggCGTTTGTTCTGTATTGGCCTTTTGCCTGTTTGggtcggaggttggttttttaatgaagtttattttcaaaaaaaaaaaaaaaaaaaaagttagttgACTATTTCAGTGATTGTAAGAAGCAAATTCATATTAGTTAGTTGACTATTTCAATGAAGAATATTCAAAGCAAACGAGATTCCCTCCGTTTTAAAAAAAGGTTCCTATCATGCTTTTAAGTTTTAATTAAATATAACGAAACTATAAAAACGTCCATATCATGAACTCGTGATATTTTCAACAAATTTACTTTAGCAAAAGTCCATGTTTTTACTATGCTGAATAATTTGCGAGGAAAAATAGCGTAAAATATCAAATACAGTTTTATATTATTACCACTTATCTTTATTCCATGAGAATTAGCTAGGATACTTTACATTTTGTTAGTTATAATAAAACCTGATAAATTATATTGTTATTTTTGATTTATTGGTATACAAGTATCTATTATTTGGTAAATtggttaaaaaaaacaaaatatatggCTAGTTTTAGTAATTTAGAAGAGAAATTATGAGAATGATCACTTTTTATGTAAtttaaaaaaggttttttttctTCACAAAATAGATATTATTTCACATAAAGTGCACTTATCAATAGAAATATCTCCAGTGTACAAAGTTTTACCAACTTCTTACTTTTTAACTATTTACACATGATATATTTGTTAAACATCTCTTTCATTCATGAATATACTTTTCATGTATCTACTCTCTTTTCAGGTATCGAAATTCTTTAAAAAATAGAGTAGATACATGATTTAGTTGATTTAATCAAAACAACGTTATCGTTTGGATGTGTTTCGCATCGAAATTAGATGCATAACAGCCTAATATTCACTTTGCCAGTTTCTTACTTTTATGGTTTTCTTATTTTAGAATCCATTGCTATTATTACCAAAGTGTGAAATCATGTTTATATTTTGTAAAAATAGAAAAgagtaaaaataaaacacaaaatcaGAAACAACATACCTTCGGGAAACAAACGGCACAACACCAAACGTAAGACCACAAGCTGCTTGAACAAAAACAGAAAACACAAGCATCACAGCAACCGAACCACTCAACGAACCAATCTTCCCCAACAACAAACACAACAACCCACCAATCATCTGAACCACCCACAACGTCCACAATCTCCCCCTCATCCCGAACCTCTTCGCCACCCAATCCGACAATATCCCACCTCCAGGCCTCGAAAACAAATTCGCCAACCCAAAACTCGCAGCAATTATCCCCGCAGTATGCAAGTTAACATTAAACCTGTCGTAAAAATACTGTGCGATAATATTATCAATCGTTAGTTCCACCCCGAAACAGTACCCGTAAGTCAACGCCAAAATCCATCCTCTGTAATTTGTAATCGCGTGATAGAAGACCTGTTAATTTCAGAGATACTAAAGTtagataaatatattttatacaaatttcAATTTGTTATTTTTTATGTATTATTCTTGTAATATTTTCCTAGGATAAATATAAATCCGTACACCACAATTAGTGGTGAGAGTTCACATGGTCAATGAGATTATTTTcaaatattaaaacaaaaatataaagaTGTTTATTTAACTTTAGTATCTCTAATATAATACCTGCGAGAAGCTGTCTTTGTGTTTCTCACCGGATTTTTCGAGTCGGACGTAGTTTCCGTCAGGCATGTCTTGTCCTAGAAAAAATATGGCGTACGCGCTAAGTGTTTGAAAAAAAGCCGGAATAAAAAACGCTATTCTCCAAGCAGTGAATTTGGTTGAACCAATGTTGTCGTGGATTAGAGAGTATACTAGTGGCATGATCAGCTGTGTCGCGCCTCCACCGAGGTTGCCCCACCCACCGGAGAGCCCGTTCGCGGTTCCAACAACGTTCGGTGAGAACATTGAGCTCATCCAGAATTGGGTCGAAACGAACGTGGCTAATGAGAATCCAGTGAAAAACCGGACCATTAGGAACGCGGATGGGGAGTTAGCGATTGCGCTAAGGTAGACGGCTGGAGCGGTGAGGAGGATGAGGGAGGATGAGGCTAGGCGTGGACCGAAGAGGTCACAAGCGGTCCCCATCGCTACACGAGCGAAAACCGCACCCGAAACGGCTGCAATCCCAGCATTACCGATGTCGGTAGCGGTTAGATTGAGATTGTCTCGGATAATTGGGAGGAGTGGGGGAGCTGCGAAAGTCGAAACGAAACATGCAAAGAAAGATATCCAGGAGAGATGGAAGGCTCTCATGTGAGGCGTAGCGATCGAAAACAACCGGAATTCGGTTGCTTTGTGTTCGGAGTCAACCGGAAGAGCGAATTTCCGATGATCGGTATCGGAATTTTGTGAGATTTCCATTGTTTTTGGAATGAAATAAAACAAATGAAACAAAACCCAGTGGTTTGTTTGCTATATAGTGATGTGGGGTGGAGTTATATAAGGCAAAAAGGGTGATACAATGATAGGCTTTTGCTGAATATAGAAAGGTTAGCTGGGGCAAAAAACAAACAGTTGGTGTTCGTTTTTTAGGAGGTGTTTTCTGTGAGGAAATCGGCAGAGGGATAAAGTGGGTTTATGTAGTAAAAAAAACTTGTGATTCGGAAAACTGTAAACGGCAGAGGTTTGGCCTTTGAGATAAGTGAAAGTTTGGAGTTTTGTCTCATTGAGATGTTTGTATATGTAGTTACCCTCACAGGTGGAAAAATAGTCCAAAGTCACGGTTTTCCTTAGAATGTGCAGTGCCATTGATACAAATAGCAAAAAACCTAGCCTGAAGGGTATACTCGACTCGATCACACAAAACCATATATTTGTTTACTCGAACAAAAAACCCGAAATGTATAACCGTAAAATTTCAACTTTTGTTTTTATATTCCTTTAACTATTGTTTAATAACGAGTTAACGTCAcctcgcgcgttgcggcgagaTGTTGATTATAAAAGTCTTTAACAATCACCATATGAGATGCGAAAATTATTTAATAATGTTTCGTTCTAGTAGCTTCtttacttcaaaaaaaaaaaactttcttttGGGATATGTattttgataatattatttatatttattgttAGGATATACAAAATTATTTTTTGAGATtaatattataacatatttacCTTCTTTTAAATATTTTAAATGTTTTTATGGTGATAATGAAATATATATGTTATTTCTCATAACGTATTATATTGtattgatttttaaacataaaattatagagaaaataatatatacacacacacatgaaAATCCTAAGGGGTATTTTCTAAAACACTAATGGATATATCTGATATCCGcaggtatacccgatacccgatgggtaaaTACTTGTCAAATACTCGACGGATAATGAGCTTGGTATGTGACAAGATTTTACAACTGGATATGAGAGAGATTAGCCACTCCCGACCCATTACCATCCTTACATTTTCCCTACTTCCCCCATTCCCCTTTCTCCCCAAGAACCGGTGAGGACTCGTCGAATTTCAATAAAACTTTTCTCCCTAAAATCGGGGTGGTGGTGTTCACACCCGGGGCCGGGTGTCACCGACCCCTCCTCAGCTCCCACTCAGTTGCCCCTTAATGTTGATGCTAGAGTTAGCATGCATATTTTAAGCATATGAGCCGAAACACAAACAATTAAACAGACGAAGTTTTTTGTTCgtatttgtttgttaagaaaataaTCAGGTTATAGGTTACAACCATATGGTTGAAAATCAATATAGTAGTAGTCGTCGGCttggaaaaaaaattaaagtgTGGGTGGAGCATATCCGGCATAAAAAATCAATATTGATTTAAAGTACTAGTcggcttgaaaaaaaaaaaaaaaaaaactattttaggAAAAACTGCTTATAGTGAATTATCTTTTCGGGATCAACGAGCGGCCATTGTTTTAAAAACATCAATTTTAACTTTCTACAAAAAtgaatttgaatttgaaataTAGTTCACAACATGCTCATAATAATATAACTTTGAACCCAAATATATATTAAATCCCTTATGCTTCAATTGTTTCagcatgcctttgtccccctgCCATTTGACACGTTCAGCTCCTTAACATCGGAGGCAGTTCGGTTCTTTACTAaagttcagcgtgtggtccacagcaacttttcgacccctcaagGGGCTTTGTTTTtaatagattagggttttctattcagaaggggttgacggcgcagtttgttgctcgtctacctgctattcttatgtaatttgccctgattaTTGGAATGCAATATAAGTTTTATCCAAAAAAAAGTAGATTTATGCAAATACTTTAGTGttatgtaaattaaaaaaaaaaggagtTTAATAATTTTTATCTGGTACATACAAATACTTATCAAACACCTTTAAAACACTTTTTTTATCGACAAATACTTCTTAGGCACCTTTGAAACATTTTTTCTTTTATCTTAGATGATGCTTGAACTCGTAATCTTATAGTTTTCGCCTTTTCGGTTTCGGTCATCTTGACaccgtatttttttttttttggataaatAGCGTATTTTGGAAAACCATTGGGACAACTAATGTCTTCTGTTACTTGATTTCTAGTGTTATAGGGGTTGATATTTTTGGATAAATAGCGTATTTTGGAAAACCATTGGGACAACTAATGTCTTCTTTTACTTGATTTCTAGTGTTATAGGGGTTAATAACCCTGACTTTGTAGCCTACAAAATTACAAATTTACCTAAAGAAATTATTAGTGATAATGACATTATATTAACTTAACTTAGA
The sequence above is drawn from the Helianthus annuus cultivar XRQ/B chromosome 12, HanXRQr2.0-SUNRISE, whole genome shotgun sequence genome and encodes:
- the LOC110896050 gene encoding high affinity nitrate transporter 2.5, which translates into the protein MEISQNSDTDHRKFALPVDSEHKATEFRLFSIATPHMRAFHLSWISFFACFVSTFAAPPLLPIIRDNLNLTATDIGNAGIAAVSGAVFARVAMGTACDLFGPRLASSSLILLTAPAVYLSAIANSPSAFLMVRFFTGFSLATFVSTQFWMSSMFSPNVVGTANGLSGGWGNLGGGATQLIMPLVYSLIHDNIGSTKFTAWRIAFFIPAFFQTLSAYAIFFLGQDMPDGNYVRLEKSGEKHKDSFSQVFYHAITNYRGWILALTYGYCFGVELTIDNIIAQYFYDRFNVNLHTAGIIAASFGLANLFSRPGGGILSDWVAKRFGMRGRLWTLWVVQMIGGLLCLLLGKIGSLSGSVAVMLVFSVFVQAACGLTFGVVPFVSRRSLGVISGMTGGGGNVGAVLTQVIFFRGSRYSTEEGISLMGVMIMCCTLVILFIYFPQWGGLFCGPKKGVTEEDYYLAEWTAAEKEQGFHKMSMKFSENSRRERGKKGASVPVLSDKDTPPTIV